In Aspergillus flavus chromosome 3, complete sequence, one genomic interval encodes:
- a CDS encoding putative mitochondrial intermembrane space translocase subunit Tim13 (import inner membrane translocase subunit tim13): MALFGSGSTNAASNPQEVKTAIIKQLQQEAAMANARNLIGKVNEHCFDACIPAPGSSITSKEEACLSQCMEKYISFWNTASRTYVSRVSRESKRLGGAENLAMMATPTDTSL; encoded by the exons ATGGCTCTGTTCGGTTCCGGCTCCACCAATGCTGCTTCCAACCCGCAGGAGGTCAAGACTGCCATCATCAAGCAGCTCCAGCAAGAGGCTGCCATGGCCAATGCTCGGAATTTGATCGGA AAAGTGAATGAGCACTGCTTCGACGCCTGCATTCCCGCCCCCGGCTCGTCCATCACCTCCAAGGAAGAGGCTTGCCTCTCTCAGTGCATGGAGAAGTACATCTCTTTTTGGAATACCGCCAGCCGTACCTACGTCTCTCGTGTCTCCCGCGAAAGCAAGCGTCTTGGTGGTGCTGAGAACCTTGCCATGATGGCCACCCCTACCGACACCAGTCTGTAA